One Helicobacter cetorum MIT 00-7128 DNA window includes the following coding sequences:
- a CDS encoding tetratricopeptide repeat protein has product MLKKVDAYKALLKTLMLGILCVNVALAQTSHKDKTPVYEKAQKALKSKDYKQAFNLFKQACDSKNDKGCYQLGKIYPKYLKATNKDKTNSAKQITEFYKQACELGNKQGCYEAGFAYNFMSDIKDYKQAFKIHQKGCDLEYPKSCDYLANMYEKGQEVAKDSKMALELHQKAFALYQKECDLKNGASCYEVGLIYSMGQGIEKDNKLAFNFYKKACELNSDSGCRNLGSSYYWGQGVNKNLQLALTSYQKACELNDLYACYYLGRMHEFGEVVTKDYSKALKLYKKACSLEDGYVGSACYRLGSFYDNGFGIAKDLRLAFALYRKACDLGNSEGCNSLGVIYEKAEEGYKVSKDYKQALAFYQKACDLENAIGCYNVGAMYSLAQGVNKDDKLAFAFYKASCDLGYRGGCLNIGAMYDRGEGVNEDNKLALTFYKKACDLNSGDGCYQLGYAYQRGQEVEIDLEQAFMLYKKACSLNNGYGCASLGSMYEKAQSVAKDMQQAIALYARGCELKSPIGCNNLGLMYAQGQGVAKDNALALKLYKQSCDLGSDNGCYSLASMYDNAQGVAKDSKTTIALYKRACELGNALSCDNLATYFFFRSQKLANYYHQKASELGYASYKFLALKIAVFACGAFILLSIILLIRGRLKKSSKKSIGSLKI; this is encoded by the coding sequence ATGTTGAAAAAAGTTGATGCTTATAAAGCATTATTAAAAACATTAATGCTAGGGATTTTATGTGTGAATGTGGCACTAGCACAAACTTCACATAAAGACAAAACGCCTGTGTATGAAAAAGCTCAAAAAGCGCTTAAAAGCAAGGACTATAAACAAGCTTTTAATCTTTTTAAGCAAGCGTGTGATTCAAAGAATGATAAGGGGTGTTATCAATTAGGAAAAATTTATCCTAAATATCTCAAGGCAACTAATAAGGACAAAACCAATTCAGCCAAACAAATTACTGAATTTTATAAGCAAGCTTGTGAATTAGGGAATAAGCAAGGTTGTTATGAGGCTGGTTTTGCATATAATTTTATGAGTGATATTAAAGACTATAAGCAAGCATTCAAGATTCATCAAAAAGGGTGTGATTTAGAGTATCCCAAGAGCTGTGATTATTTAGCCAATATGTATGAAAAGGGGCAAGAAGTAGCTAAAGATTCTAAAATGGCTCTTGAATTACATCAAAAGGCTTTTGCTCTTTATCAAAAAGAATGTGATTTGAAAAATGGTGCGTCATGTTATGAGGTAGGTCTTATTTATAGCATGGGACAAGGTATTGAAAAAGATAATAAACTTGCTTTTAATTTTTATAAAAAAGCATGTGAGTTGAATAGTGATAGTGGCTGTCGTAATCTGGGTTCTTCGTATTATTGGGGACAAGGCGTAAATAAGAATTTGCAATTAGCCCTTACTTCTTATCAAAAAGCATGTGAGTTAAATGACCTTTATGCTTGCTATTACTTAGGTCGTATGCATGAATTTGGTGAAGTAGTAACCAAGGACTATTCAAAAGCGCTTAAACTTTATAAAAAAGCATGTAGTTTAGAAGATGGCTATGTGGGTAGCGCTTGTTATAGATTGGGCTCTTTTTATGATAATGGGTTTGGGATTGCTAAGGATTTAAGACTCGCATTTGCTCTTTATAGAAAAGCTTGTGATTTAGGAAATAGTGAGGGGTGTAATAGCCTAGGTGTTATTTATGAAAAAGCAGAAGAGGGGTATAAAGTTAGCAAAGACTATAAACAAGCTTTAGCTTTTTATCAAAAAGCATGCGATTTAGAAAATGCTATTGGTTGCTATAATGTAGGCGCTATGTATAGTTTAGCTCAAGGCGTGAATAAAGATGATAAGCTTGCTTTTGCTTTCTATAAGGCCTCTTGTGATTTGGGCTATAGAGGTGGTTGCTTGAATATTGGGGCTATGTATGATAGGGGTGAGGGCGTAAATGAAGATAATAAACTTGCTCTTACATTCTACAAGAAAGCATGTGATTTAAATAGTGGCGATGGTTGTTATCAATTAGGGTATGCGTATCAAAGGGGGCAAGAAGTAGAAATTGATTTAGAACAAGCTTTTATGCTCTATAAAAAGGCTTGTAGTTTAAATAATGGTTATGGTTGCGCTAGTTTGGGCTCTATGTATGAAAAGGCTCAAAGTGTAGCAAAAGATATGCAACAAGCTATAGCACTTTATGCAAGAGGCTGTGAGCTAAAAAGCCCTATAGGTTGTAATAATTTGGGACTTATGTATGCTCAAGGACAAGGCGTAGCAAAGGATAATGCTCTAGCACTTAAGCTTTATAAGCAATCTTGTGATTTGGGCAGTGATAATGGGTGCTACTCTCTAGCAAGTATGTATGATAACGCACAAGGTGTGGCCAAAGATTCCAAAACAACTATCGCTCTTTATAAAAGAGCTTGTGAGTTAGGCAATGCCCTTAGCTGTGATAATTTAGCAACATATTTTTTCTTTAGGAGTCAAAAGCTTGCTAATTATTATCATCAAAAAGCCTCAGAGTTAGGCTATGCGAGTTATAAATTCTTAGCATTAAAAATTGCCGTATTTGCTTGTGGAGCCTTTATTTTATTAAGTATTATTTTATTGATTAGAGGTCGTTTAAAAAAATCAAGCAAGAAAAGCATTGGCTCATTAAAAATCTAA
- the pgi gene encoding glucose-6-phosphate isomerase — translation MLTQLKTYPKLLKHYEEFKEVCMRDLFLKDKERASRYFVQFGGLSLDYSKNRLNDTTLKLLFELANDCCLKEKIEEMFKGEKINTTEKRAVLHTALRSLNDTEILLDNMEVLKSVRNVLKRMRAFSDSVRSGKRLGYTNQIITDIVNIGIGGSDLGALMICTALKRYAHPRLNMHFVSNVDGTQILDVLDKLNPASTLFIVASKTFSTQETLTNALTARKWFVERSGDEKYIAKHFVAVSTNKEAVQQFGIDEDNMFEFWDFVGGRYSLWSAIGLSIMIYLGKKNFNALLKGAYLMDEHFRNAPFESNLPVLMGLIGVWYINFFKSKSHLIAPYDQYLRHFPKFIQQLDMESNGKRITKKGEVVNYDTCPIVWGDIGINAQHAFFQLLHQGTHLTPIDFIASLNKKGNAKGHHEILFSNVLAQAQAFMKGKSYEEAFGELLSKGLDKDEAKSLAKHREFSGNRPSNILLLEEISPSNMGALVALYEHKVFVQGVIWDINSFDQWGVELGKELAVPILQELEGHKSNAYFDSSTKHLIELYKEYNNTKN, via the coding sequence ATGCTCACACAATTAAAAACTTATCCAAAATTACTCAAGCATTATGAAGAGTTCAAAGAAGTTTGCATGCGTGATTTGTTTCTCAAAGATAAAGAGAGAGCGAGCCGCTATTTTGTGCAATTTGGTGGCTTAAGTTTAGATTATTCTAAAAATCGCTTGAATGATACAACCTTAAAGCTTTTATTTGAACTAGCCAATGATTGCTGTTTGAAAGAAAAAATTGAAGAGATGTTTAAGGGCGAAAAAATCAACACCACCGAAAAGAGAGCTGTTTTACACACCGCATTAAGAAGTTTGAATGATACAGAAATCTTACTAGATAATATGGAAGTGTTAAAAAGTGTTAGAAATGTTTTAAAACGCATGCGAGCCTTTAGCGATAGCGTGCGAAGTGGTAAAAGACTAGGCTATACCAATCAAATCATTACCGATATTGTCAATATCGGTATAGGGGGGTCGGATTTAGGGGCATTAATGATTTGCACCGCCCTAAAACGCTACGCCCACCCACGATTAAACATGCATTTTGTTTCTAATGTAGATGGCACACAGATTTTAGATGTTTTAGACAAACTCAATCCTGCAAGCACGCTTTTTATTGTGGCTTCTAAGACTTTTTCTACCCAAGAAACTCTAACCAACGCCCTAACAGCTAGGAAGTGGTTTGTAGAAAGAAGTGGCGATGAAAAATATATCGCTAAACACTTTGTGGCGGTCTCTACTAATAAAGAAGCGGTGCAACAATTTGGCATTGATGAAGATAATATGTTTGAATTTTGGGATTTTGTAGGGGGGCGTTATAGCTTGTGGTCTGCTATAGGATTGTCTATTATGATTTATTTGGGGAAGAAAAATTTTAACGCCCTTTTAAAAGGGGCGTATTTAATGGACGAGCATTTTAGAAACGCCCCTTTTGAAAGCAATTTGCCTGTTTTGATGGGCTTAATTGGCGTGTGGTATATCAATTTCTTTAAATCAAAGAGCCATTTAATCGCCCCTTATGACCAATATTTAAGGCATTTTCCTAAGTTTATCCAACAACTTGATATGGAGAGCAATGGAAAACGCATTACCAAAAAAGGCGAAGTAGTCAATTATGACACTTGCCCTATTGTTTGGGGCGATATAGGAATCAACGCCCAACACGCTTTTTTCCAGCTCTTACACCAAGGCACGCATTTAACGCCCATTGATTTTATCGCCTCATTAAACAAAAAAGGTAATGCTAAAGGGCATCATGAAATTTTATTCAGCAATGTTTTAGCTCAAGCTCAAGCTTTCATGAAAGGTAAGAGTTACGAAGAGGCGTTTGGCGAATTGCTTTCAAAAGGTTTAGACAAAGATGAAGCTAAGAGCCTAGCCAAACACAGAGAATTTTCTGGCAATCGCCCCTCTAATATCCTTTTGTTAGAAGAGATTTCACCAAGCAACATGGGGGCATTGGTGGCTCTTTATGAGCATAAGGTCTTTGTGCAAGGGGTTATTTGGGATATCAATAGCTTTGACCAATGGGGTGTAGAACTAGGCAAAGAGTTAGCGGTGCCAATTTTACAAGAATTAGAAGGGCATAAGAGCAACGCTTATTTTGACAGCTCTACCAAGCATTTAATAGAATTGTATAAAGAGTATAACAACACCAAGAACTAA
- a CDS encoding Eco57I restriction-modification methylase domain-containing protein, protein MLFKLINQVLDSTKFVPYLKEEIKGILPNFRVNTNTSMPISISEFLKATNQVYEKIDKKILGAYYTPNDVCRFIIEQMVLKDNDLLQKNILDPTCGNGEFLLAYFQFIKENNYLKTDKQILEYLHAIYGNDIKKEALEVSKIRLLFYTFSILKNKENIKGVAKILNANFYNFDAINDLNKVNKLFDYIIGNPPYIEANQSKIAPKEKMGNVYTNVLKNSMLLLKENAYLSFVIPISYASTPRMKILREHVKNNSAKQILYHFADRPSSLFIAHQKLSILILKKKNLAKSIKFTALNTCIGIKKKERIY, encoded by the coding sequence ATGTTGTTTAAATTAATCAACCAAGTGTTAGATAGCACTAAATTTGTTCCCTATCTAAAAGAAGAGATAAAAGGAATTCTGCCAAATTTTAGAGTAAACACCAATACTTCTATGCCCATTAGTATAAGTGAATTTCTAAAAGCTACTAATCAAGTTTATGAAAAAATAGATAAGAAAATACTTGGGGCTTATTACACCCCCAATGATGTTTGTCGTTTTATTATTGAGCAAATGGTGTTAAAAGATAATGATTTATTGCAAAAAAATATCTTAGACCCTACTTGTGGGAATGGGGAATTTTTATTGGCCTATTTTCAATTTATTAAAGAAAACAATTATTTAAAAACAGATAAGCAAATTTTAGAATACTTACATGCAATATATGGAAACGATATTAAAAAAGAAGCTTTAGAAGTCTCTAAAATAAGACTATTGTTTTATACATTTTCTATCTTAAAAAATAAGGAAAATATTAAAGGAGTTGCTAAAATTCTTAATGCCAATTTTTATAATTTTGATGCCATTAATGACTTGAATAAAGTCAATAAATTATTTGATTATATTATTGGTAATCCACCCTATATTGAAGCTAACCAATCAAAAATAGCTCCAAAAGAAAAAATGGGAAATGTGTATACCAATGTGTTAAAAAATTCTATGTTGCTTTTAAAAGAAAATGCTTATCTTTCTTTTGTGATACCGATTTCTTATGCCTCCACACCTAGAATGAAAATTTTAAGAGAACATGTCAAAAATAATAGTGCTAAACAGATTTTATATCATTTTGCTGATAGGCCTAGTTCATTGTTTATAGCACACCAAAAATTAAGCATACTTATTTTAAAAAAAAAGAACCTAGCAAAAAGCATAAAATTTACAGCTCTAAATACTTGTATTGGTATAAAGAAGAAAGAAAGGATTTATTAA
- a CDS encoding DNA cytosine methyltransferase: MQPLKVLDLFAGVGGFSKGFENANFNIVLANEIDKEIAYSYKENHKNTIMIDSDINDFLKHYHNLETKDKEKCKDIDVIIGGSPCQGFSMAGARIRQNKQDCFIDDKRNYLFRKYFEVIQAFEPKFFVFENVVGLASMNKGAILQEIESLFSNGNNFKQGKYYLYKKVFEVNKIGVPQNRKRLIILGSKTPFNGEEMIKKVRQKNSKFNQSNTIKDAISDLAFKTNKLYIDKQQYLKKSASNYQKEMRFMSNVIYNHTLFNHKKIALERMQHIKQGQNYKDLKEKDMIKSVHSGAYGRLEYNKQAVTITTRFDTPSAGRFIHPLFDRTITIREAARLQSFRDDFIFYGSKTSICKQIGNAVPPYLGEFLGLMIKEIIHECR, encoded by the coding sequence TTGCAACCATTAAAAGTATTAGATTTATTTGCAGGAGTTGGAGGGTTTTCAAAAGGCTTTGAGAATGCAAATTTTAATATTGTTTTAGCAAATGAAATAGATAAAGAGATTGCTTATTCCTATAAGGAAAACCATAAAAATACAATTATGATAGATAGTGATATCAATGATTTTTTAAAGCATTATCACAATCTAGAAACTAAAGACAAAGAGAAATGTAAAGATATTGATGTAATTATTGGGGGTAGTCCTTGTCAAGGTTTTAGCATGGCAGGAGCTAGAATTAGACAAAACAAGCAAGATTGCTTTATTGATGATAAAAGAAATTATCTATTTAGAAAATATTTTGAAGTTATCCAAGCATTTGAACCAAAATTTTTTGTTTTTGAGAATGTTGTTGGATTAGCTAGTATGAATAAGGGAGCGATTTTACAAGAAATAGAAAGCTTATTTTCTAATGGCAATAACTTTAAACAAGGCAAATACTACCTATATAAAAAAGTGTTTGAAGTTAATAAAATTGGTGTGCCTCAAAATAGAAAAAGATTGATTATTTTAGGCTCTAAAACCCCATTTAATGGAGAAGAGATGATAAAAAAAGTTAGGCAAAAAAATTCTAAATTTAATCAATCAAATACTATTAAAGATGCCATTAGTGATTTGGCATTTAAAACAAATAAATTATACATTGACAAACAACAATATCTTAAAAAATCTGCTTCAAACTATCAAAAAGAAATGCGTTTTATGTCAAATGTTATCTATAATCACACCCTTTTTAATCATAAGAAAATTGCCCTAGAAAGAATGCAACACATTAAGCAAGGGCAAAACTACAAAGATTTAAAAGAAAAAGATATGATTAAATCCGTGCATAGTGGAGCTTATGGTCGCTTAGAATACAATAAACAAGCCGTAACGATTACAACTAGATTTGATACCCCATCAGCAGGCAGATTTATACACCCCTTATTTGATAGAACTATTACCATAAGAGAAGCAGCACGATTGCAAAGCTTTAGAGATGATTTTATTTTTTATGGTAGCAAGACCTCTATTTGTAAGCAAATTGGCAATGCAGTGCCACCTTATTTAGGGGAATTTTTAGGTTTAATGATTAAGGAAATTATACATGAATGTAGATAA
- a CDS encoding McrB family protein: protein MHSKEKANDNFESFFETLSKELPIISPTHRMTINSYYVGLPERQSTSYKDAKPSQVYYRIKELCKGDFSDTSSYQHIIVEQIEKIYTTNELDEKSKDLRKDFDILLAFFLYKILLLVGDITGSYQISKEEFRYFVASAKQYNLYYYSTSISLILKYRNKEFDIPNKDNFTDIRFHKLFENLYFLESSSENIKIRDNYIDLVRQKVADYELGKTQIEKSIHNLVSLDTPQNTHANIIDLKAPIQKIFFGAPGTGKSHKIKEMLQGINEEQIERVLFYPEYDYHSFIGSYKPITKDDNICYEFVPQVFTNIYVKALKNKDKDYYLVIEEINRGNCAEIFGDIFQLLDRHYSITPSKELQEYLKSQNLGTNHKLSLPNNLHILATMNTSDQSLFPMDSAFKRRFDFEYIPICYEEHNEKGLKNMSFDFVVRLNETEYFKWIDFIKKVNIRIKANTNLGMDKCLGNYFIKPKDKKIELEDFIHKVIFYLYNDVFKDEPEEDSIFKDNTSYEDFFPMASNALEKLKDILKELEVEIRTFDSDNENTH from the coding sequence TTGCATTCTAAAGAAAAAGCTAATGATAATTTTGAATCTTTTTTTGAAACATTAAGCAAAGAGCTACCCATTATTAGCCCTACACATAGAATGACTATTAATAGCTATTATGTAGGATTACCAGAAAGGCAAAGCACCAGTTATAAAGATGCCAAACCATCACAAGTTTATTATCGCATTAAAGAGTTGTGCAAAGGGGATTTTAGTGATACTTCTAGCTATCAACACATTATAGTAGAACAGATAGAAAAGATTTATACCACAAATGAACTAGATGAAAAATCTAAAGACTTAAGAAAAGATTTTGATATTTTACTCGCCTTTTTTCTTTATAAAATTTTATTATTAGTTGGGGATATTACAGGAAGTTATCAAATTTCTAAAGAAGAATTTAGATACTTTGTCGCAAGTGCCAAACAATACAATCTATATTATTATTCTACAAGTATCTCTTTGATTCTAAAATACAGAAACAAAGAATTTGATATACCAAATAAAGATAATTTTACAGATATAAGATTCCATAAACTTTTTGAAAATCTATATTTTTTAGAAAGTAGCTCTGAAAATATAAAAATTAGAGATAATTATATTGATTTAGTGAGACAAAAAGTTGCCGACTATGAGCTAGGAAAAACACAAATTGAAAAGTCTATTCATAACTTAGTCAGCTTAGATACCCCACAAAATACCCATGCTAATATTATTGATTTAAAAGCCCCTATTCAAAAAATCTTTTTTGGAGCGCCCGGCACTGGGAAATCTCATAAGATTAAAGAAATGTTACAAGGTATAAATGAAGAACAAATAGAAAGGGTGCTATTTTATCCCGAATATGATTATCATAGTTTTATAGGGAGTTACAAACCCATAACAAAAGATGACAATATCTGTTATGAATTTGTCCCTCAAGTTTTTACCAATATCTATGTAAAAGCTCTTAAAAATAAAGATAAAGATTATTATTTAGTGATTGAAGAAATTAATCGTGGCAATTGTGCTGAAATTTTTGGAGATATTTTTCAATTATTGGATAGACATTATTCTATTACGCCAAGCAAAGAGTTGCAAGAGTATTTAAAATCACAAAATTTAGGGACTAATCACAAATTAAGTCTACCAAACAATTTACATATTCTAGCTACCATGAATACAAGTGACCAATCCCTATTCCCTATGGATAGCGCCTTTAAAAGGCGTTTTGATTTTGAATATATACCTATTTGCTATGAAGAACACAATGAAAAAGGGCTAAAAAATATGTCTTTTGATTTTGTTGTCAGGCTTAATGAGACAGAGTATTTCAAATGGATTGATTTTATTAAAAAAGTTAATATAAGAATCAAAGCCAATACTAATTTAGGCATGGATAAATGCTTGGGAAATTATTTTATCAAGCCAAAAGATAAGAAAATAGAATTGGAAGATTTTATCCATAAAGTTATATTCTATCTTTATAATGATGTTTTTAAAGATGAGCCTGAAGAAGATTCTATCTTTAAAGACAATACTTCTTATGAAGACTTTTTTCCTATGGCAAGTAACGCTCTAGAAAAACTTAAGGATATTCTTAAGGAATTAGAAGTAGAAATCAGGACTTTTGATAGCGATAATGAAAATACTCATTGA
- a CDS encoding TrbC/VirB2 family protein gives MKKLKHFRKLIVFLGFSPLLLQADLTTFFNSLEQQLQSPTGKGILMIIFIAVGIFVWKNLDRWKEILMTVLAVVLGALIFFKAPALAQWVMNSVGN, from the coding sequence ATGAAAAAATTAAAGCATTTTAGAAAGCTCATTGTCTTTTTAGGATTTTCGCCACTTTTATTACAAGCGGATTTGACAACCTTTTTTAATTCCCTTGAGCAACAACTCCAAAGCCCTACAGGTAAGGGCATTTTAATGATTATTTTCATTGCTGTTGGTATTTTTGTATGGAAAAACCTAGATAGATGGAAAGAAATCTTAATGACAGTTCTAGCTGTTGTTTTAGGAGCGCTGATATTTTTTAAAGCCCCAGCCTTAGCTCAATGGGTAATGAATAGTGTTGGTAACTAA
- a CDS encoding VirB4 family type IV secretion/conjugal transfer ATPase, with product MLDNALKYCKEKAIDLLAGFVPKTYSMAQECNILGLYDDTFIITKQENLVGIMSLQGLSYSNLMQKDLEGYFDTRANVLNTISKDIQLRIVAKRRKEFINQSPNIDNPYAKAIITQFESKEIYKTEYFLVFETITSNVKSFFEKKKLEMTTSINEELEESEQETEKVEDKSKKSHKKAPKKTTFSSTNKRALLIQTIERVKNALKEFKPTPLNSKEVLNFYAEYINGQYIAFNPKLKRLSDSYIASNVHFKKDYFVIEFQNQNTFCACVGIKNYESEEITSLPISTLLHTQIELDLIFHIRSLGQFESLNFLKTKKKLTLSKIVKADIDDYIELVQANRLSMQECALNLVLRAKSKAKLDKSLKEILSLLNNAGLGSVTETIGLKPSYFSFFPNNANINPRMRHQTSQVIASLILFEKNNTGFRANSWGDMPLSVFKNLDHSPYLFNFHNQEVKHKGVLAHNIARVVGHTMIIGATGAGKTTLISYLMMSALKYSNIDILALDRLNGLYSFTKYFDGVYNQGENFYINPFSLEDSQSNRAFLLHFYAQMAKVDSYDTHKDKMEDRNALMNAIDTMYRQYNDEVKQAKFSKLELPLPYDLNEFVNCIVKTNTDILDSSFEEYLKSPLFSSRADSLDFKERITTINTDSILHNDNDAGLLAYYVFHKMIDRALKINRGFLCFIDEFKSYAQNEMMNKKINEIITQARKANGVIVLALQDINQLSEVRNAQSFIKNMGQLILYPQKNIDTKSLNDEFGIRLSDTEKHFLENTAVNEYKVLLKNMNDGSSNIIDVSLGTLGNYLQIFSSNSSMVEHIDNLIKHYPKTWREIFISDKHESFDDKKHLKKVLN from the coding sequence ATGCTAGACAATGCCCTTAAATATTGCAAGGAAAAAGCCATAGACCTTTTAGCAGGGTTTGTGCCAAAAACCTATTCTATGGCACAAGAATGCAATATTTTAGGCTTGTATGATGACACTTTTATTATTACTAAGCAAGAAAACTTAGTGGGTATTATGTCTTTACAAGGACTAAGCTATTCTAATTTAATGCAAAAAGACTTAGAGGGGTATTTTGATACTAGAGCTAATGTTCTTAATACTATTAGTAAAGACATTCAATTAAGAATTGTTGCTAAAAGAAGAAAGGAATTTATCAATCAAAGTCCAAACATTGACAACCCTTATGCCAAAGCCATTATCACGCAATTTGAGAGCAAGGAAATCTATAAAACAGAGTATTTTTTAGTGTTTGAAACTATCACTTCTAATGTCAAATCTTTCTTTGAAAAAAAGAAATTAGAAATGACTACTTCAATCAATGAAGAATTAGAAGAAAGCGAGCAAGAGACAGAAAAAGTAGAAGATAAAAGTAAAAAGAGCCATAAAAAAGCTCCCAAAAAGACAACTTTTAGCTCTACCAATAAAAGAGCCTTGCTTATTCAAACCATAGAAAGAGTAAAAAACGCTCTTAAAGAGTTTAAACCCACTCCCTTAAATTCTAAAGAAGTGTTGAATTTCTATGCAGAATATATCAATGGGCAATATATTGCCTTTAATCCTAAATTAAAGCGCTTGAGCGATAGCTATATTGCTAGTAATGTGCATTTTAAAAAAGATTATTTTGTCATTGAATTTCAAAATCAAAATACCTTTTGTGCGTGTGTGGGGATTAAAAACTATGAGAGTGAAGAAATCACATCACTTCCTATTTCTACGCTTTTACACACTCAAATTGAACTAGATTTAATCTTTCATATCCGCTCTTTAGGGCAATTTGAAAGCTTGAATTTTTTAAAAACCAAGAAAAAGCTCACCCTTTCTAAAATAGTAAAAGCTGATATTGATGACTATATAGAATTAGTGCAAGCCAATCGTTTGAGTATGCAAGAGTGTGCTTTAAACTTAGTTTTAAGGGCTAAAAGTAAAGCCAAATTAGACAAGTCTTTAAAAGAGATTTTATCTTTGCTGAATAATGCTGGACTAGGCAGTGTTACAGAAACTATAGGACTAAAACCATCTTATTTTTCATTCTTCCCTAATAATGCCAATATCAACCCTAGAATGAGACATCAAACTTCCCAAGTGATAGCATCTTTAATTTTGTTTGAAAAAAATAATACAGGTTTTAGAGCAAATTCATGGGGGGATATGCCCTTAAGCGTGTTTAAAAATCTAGACCATAGCCCTTATTTGTTTAACTTCCACAATCAAGAAGTTAAACATAAAGGCGTGTTAGCGCATAATATCGCACGAGTGGTAGGACATACCATGATTATTGGAGCAACAGGAGCTGGTAAAACAACACTTATTAGCTATTTGATGATGAGTGCCTTAAAATATTCTAATATTGATATTTTAGCTCTTGATAGATTGAATGGCTTATATTCCTTTACCAAGTATTTTGATGGGGTTTATAATCAAGGCGAAAATTTTTACATTAACCCCTTTTCATTAGAAGATAGTCAAAGCAACAGAGCCTTTTTATTGCATTTTTACGCCCAAATGGCAAAAGTGGATAGTTATGACACCCACAAAGACAAAATGGAAGATAGAAACGCCCTAATGAATGCTATTGACACGATGTATAGGCAATATAATGATGAAGTCAAACAAGCCAAATTTAGCAAGTTAGAACTCCCACTCCCTTATGATTTAAATGAGTTTGTTAATTGTATTGTTAAAACTAATACGGATATTTTAGATAGTAGCTTTGAAGAATATTTAAAATCCCCCTTATTTTCTAGTAGAGCTGATAGCCTAGATTTTAAAGAGCGTATCACTACCATTAACACCGATAGCATTTTGCATAATGATAATGACGCTGGGCTTTTAGCTTATTATGTCTTTCATAAGATGATTGATAGAGCCTTAAAAATCAATCGTGGGTTTTTATGTTTTATTGATGAGTTTAAATCTTACGCACAAAATGAAATGATGAATAAAAAAATCAATGAAATCATCACTCAAGCAAGAAAGGCTAATGGCGTGATTGTTCTAGCCTTACAAGACATTAACCAACTTAGTGAAGTGAGAAACGCTCAAAGCTTTATAAAAAATATGGGGCAATTAATTTTATATCCCCAAAAAAATATTGATACCAAATCCTTAAATGATGAGTTTGGCATTAGATTAAGCGATACTGAAAAACATTTTTTAGAAAACACCGCCGTTAATGAATACAAAGTCTTACTTAAAAACATGAATGATGGCTCATCTAACATTATAGATGTAAGCTTAGGCACACTTGGCAATTACTTACAAATCTTTAGCTCCAATTCTAGCATGGTAGAACATATTGATAATCTCATAAAGCACTACCCTAAAACTTGGCGAGAAATCTTTATTTCTGACAAACACGAAAGCTTTGATGACAAAAAACACTTAAAAAAGGTGCTTAATTAA